In one Penaeus chinensis breed Huanghai No. 1 chromosome 33, ASM1920278v2, whole genome shotgun sequence genomic region, the following are encoded:
- the LOC125043370 gene encoding monomeric sarcosine oxidase-like — protein sequence MASTRKVYDLVIIGAGMMGSAAAYYSSQIPGTSVCLVGPSEPKVRKEHEIFGCWFDEGRICCRVQEKHTWSVLSSRSIQRYREIEKQTGINFYSNVGCIQCLVEKEDFESLLEMNQQMKAGAEDISNEWNDLYPFLNFPDGSYILQEKVNAGHISPREQVRAHQTAALQRGTEIVRKIVSTVTPADNPDYKWQVETECGSVINCTHVLVAAGGFAGLKNLFQHVKPGMVPDLDLRTQTIAYLRIDEDEAQRLKTMPTLVTSCQFENLDGAYVLPPIRYPDGHWYLKLGHGRMYEEHKTTQAEVRDWYIRQTGIPECVEKLARFMCHMLPGLKVKEVVGDGCLTSHTPEEEPYIDIIAENFGVCLGGNGYGAGSSDEIGRLAARLLMLGEWDSDIPRERVKIVWKAQA from the exons ATGGCCTCAACTAGGAAAGTGTACGACTTGGTTATCATTGGAGCAGGAATGATGGGCTCAGCAGCAGCATATTATTCCTCACAAATACCTGGTACATCAGTCTGTCTAGTTGGACCTTCGGAGCCAAAG GTTCGCAAAGAACATGAAATATTTGGATGCTGGTTTGACGAGGGAAGAATTTGCTGTCGTGTGCAAGAGAAGCACACTTGGTCAGTTTTATCATCAAGGTCAATTCAGAGATACAGGGAAATTGAAAAGCAAACAG GTATAAACTTTTATTCAAATGTTGGCTGCATTCAGTGTTTAGTGGAAAAGGAGGATTTTGAGAGTCTACTTGAAATGAACCAGCAGATGAAAGCTGGTGCTGAAGACATTTCAAATGAATGGAATGATCTTTACCCATTTTTAAATTTCCCAGATGGCTCTTACATCTTGCAGGAAAAAGTAAA TGCTGGTCATATTAGCCCTCGGGAGCAAGTAAGGGCCCATCAGACTGCTGCTCTTCAACGTGGTACAGAGATTGTCCGCAAAATTGTATCCACTGTAACACCTGCTGATAATCCAGACTATAA ATGGCAGGTAGAGACAGAATGTGGTAGTGTTATCAATTGCACTCATGTTCTTGTGGCCGCTGGAGGATTTGCTGGACTGAAGAATTTGTTTCAGCACGTTAAGCCAGGGATGGTTCCAGACCTCGACTTGCGAACACAAACTATTGCATATCTAAGAATTGATGAAGATGAGGCCCAGAGACTAAA GACCATGCCAACTCTCGTCACTAGTTGTCAATTTGAGAATCTTGATGGAGCCTATGTTTTGCCTCCCATAAGATATCCTGATG GTCATTGGTATCTGAAGTTGGGTCATGGAAGGATGTACGAAGAACATAAAACAACGCAGGCGGAAGTAAGGGATTGGTACATAAGACAAACAGGCATTCCAGAGTGTGTAGAAAAACTGGCAAGATTTATGTGTCACATGTTACCAG GTCTCAAAGTCAAGGAAGTTGTAGGAGATGGCTGCCTTACATCACACACACCGGAAGAAGAACCATACATTGACATCATTGCTGAAAATTTTGGTGTTTGCTTGGGGGGCAACGGTTATGGAGCTGGTTCCAGTGATGAGATAGGGAGACTAGCAGCTCGTCTCCTGATGCTGGGAGAATGGGATTCGGATATACCCCGGGAACGCGTTAAGATTGTTTGGAAGGCTCAAGCTTAA